A genome region from Prionailurus viverrinus isolate Anna chromosome A3, UM_Priviv_1.0, whole genome shotgun sequence includes the following:
- the LOC125162371 gene encoding ral guanine nucleotide dissociation stimulator-like translates to MLKLKEGTMENCLQSLLQSPFQDRNTSNITTIFCIYQVFPMAQLVLGQQFKSTLSPILTTWPDQKLQDTWQSLNFTSFKVKTAYVDMKLHDWDLKNHTALILVHQETLEPTEAESDVPAPRLLPVAEPEKESTMELETAPVMFQPSSQVSEPASPPSAVPELEQVLTYSSAYVPGPQLQSAQSSALLRILTPALKIETEPTPAPEPSCHWHVTPKNQLNEEKPSLMDFPPKLVAEQLTYIDAELFKKVLPHQCLGSIWSKRNKPGNEHLAPTVCATVTQFNSVVNCVITTCLGNPRMIAQDRAMVVEHWIKVAKACQIMRNYSSLHAILSALQSASIYRLKKTWEKVSRKSFQKFKKLCTEDNPQRRELLLKERPSKWATLVMSLQRAQKRLQKKGVVPFLGTFLTDMVMLDTAMKDYLKGDEINHKKKTKEYKVMKEIMLLQVAADNYTLEPKEEFRAWFQAVERLSEDESYILSCQLEPQS, encoded by the exons ATGCTGAAGCTCAAGGAAGGCACAATGGAAAATTGTTTACAGTCCCTGCTACAATCACCTTTCCAGGATAGAAACACCTCAAACATCACAACCATTTTCTGCATATACCAGGTGTTCCCCATGGCCCAATTAGTCCTGGGACAGCAGTTCAAAAG CACCCTCTCTCCCATCTTGACTACATGGCCTGACCAGAAATTGCAGGATACCTGGCAGTCTCTGAATTTTACCAGTTTCAAAGTAAAGACAGCCTATGTGGATATGAAGCTGCATGACTGGGACCTGAAGAACCACACCGCCCTTATCCTGGTGCATCAGGAAACTCTGGAGCCCACTGAGGCAGAGTCAGATG TGCCAGCCCCAAGGCTCCTTCCAGTTGCAGAGCCAGAAAAGGAGTCTACTATGGAACTAGAGACAGCACCAGTTATGTTTCAACCATCATCTCAAGTGTCAGAGCCAGCATCACCTCCATCAGCTGTTCCAGAACTGGAACAAGTGTTAACATATTCTTCAGCATATGTGCCAGGTCCACAGCTGCAATCAGCTCAATCATCAGCTTTACTTAGAATTTTAACTCCAGCTCTAAAAATAGAGACAGAGCCAACTCCAGCGCCAGAGCCTTCCTGCCACTGGCATGTAACCCCAAAGAACCAGCTGAATGAGGAGAAGCCCAGCCTCATGGACTTCCCTCCCAAGCTGGTGGCAGAGCAGCTAACGTACATAGATGCG GAGCTGTTCAAGAAGGTGCTGCCTCATCAGTGCCTGGGCTCCATCTGGTCCAAGCGGAATAAGCCTGGTAATGAGCACCTGGCACCCACAGTCTGTGCTACCGTCACCCAATTTAACAGTGTGGTCAACTGTGTCATCACCACCTGCCTTGGAAATCCAAGAATGATAGCCCAGGACAGGGCCATGGTGGTGGAGCACTGGATAAAGGTGGCCAAG gcCTGTCAAATCATGCGGAACTACTCTTCACTGCATGCCATCCTCTCTGCTCTGCAGAGTGCCTCAATTTACCGTCTGAAGAAGACATGGGAGAAAGTTTCCAG GAAGagctttcaaaaatttaaaaagctgtgcACTGAAGATAACCCACAGAGAAGGGAACTGCTTCTGAAG GAGCGGCCATCTAAATGGGCCACCCTGGTGATGAGCCTCCAGAGAGCCCAGAAAAGGCTGCAGAAGAAG GGTGTTGTCCCCTTCCTTGGCACTTTCCTCACTGACATGGTGATGCTGGACACTGCAATGAAGGACTATCTGAAG GGAGATGagatcaaccataagaaaaaaactaaG GAATACAAAGTGATGAAAGAGATCATGCTCCTCCAGGTGGCTGCAGATAACTACACTCTAGAACCGAAGGAGGAGTTTAGAGCCTGGTTCCAGGCTGTGGAGCGACTCAGTGAGGATGAGAG CTACATCCTGTCCTGCCAGCTGGAGCCCCAATCCTAG